A window from Corynebacterium urogenitale encodes these proteins:
- a CDS encoding ribonuclease H-like domain-containing protein, with product MTGSVPTPEPRSGENNLPAAESVLPLAPSDVVGCRHKAVLRRMEKPPGVTRMRTAEDLAGTIEQLSHRINAWARKQTILQQLPQRPRRGDRVRPTRVDIAPGPNAVEDTLDAMAAGARLIIGAQLEEGPLSAEVDILLRRDMGHGADPTLAYAPLVISGHSVVKRVKNTQTADCRVIDIPALGLSRGADVPLRHRAVAGEAQCLAMAHTILHAWGFASGDVGLIGRAGTSPERCYIFPGDALIPGLLTALAEPVPAAPSRVKQCGVCEFHNHCRAQLLERQDVSLMLPGDRNRDAREAGYNTLPELAEAGWGEVSALASAWMNGEIARRRPLKRWITDTELWGGHAFAMPRQGQEPMAEQLRDVIDIDVDMEAHPNRGTFLWGTFDGTQYVAFGDFSRGGDEGQHVAEFWAWLRARRAAAERDDKRLRVWVYAAQGENHWLRYYAREYGGRTYLLSDATSVTMPDLAEVNAFIASEEWCDLYRIVKNAVAGTGSLGLKTVAPLAGFEFSQEGVDGKAAVELFEQAVGPAQGAAQAARRTLERYNADDCVANAHVRSWLRAGAPGIRAL from the coding sequence ATGACAGGCAGCGTGCCCACCCCAGAGCCACGCAGCGGCGAAAACAACCTCCCCGCTGCGGAATCCGTGCTACCCCTTGCCCCCTCTGACGTGGTCGGATGCCGTCACAAAGCAGTGCTGCGTCGAATGGAAAAGCCGCCGGGAGTCACGCGCATGCGCACGGCAGAAGACCTCGCCGGAACCATCGAGCAACTCAGTCACCGCATCAATGCGTGGGCGCGAAAGCAGACCATCCTGCAGCAACTGCCCCAACGCCCGCGCCGGGGAGACCGCGTGCGCCCGACCCGCGTGGACATCGCACCCGGCCCCAACGCAGTGGAAGATACCCTCGACGCCATGGCGGCCGGGGCGCGCCTCATCATCGGAGCGCAGCTCGAAGAAGGTCCGCTATCGGCAGAAGTGGACATCCTCCTCCGCCGCGACATGGGCCACGGGGCAGACCCCACCCTCGCCTACGCGCCGCTCGTGATCTCCGGGCACAGCGTCGTCAAGCGCGTGAAAAACACACAAACAGCGGACTGCCGCGTCATCGATATTCCCGCGCTCGGACTCTCGCGTGGCGCAGACGTCCCACTACGCCACCGTGCCGTCGCCGGTGAAGCACAATGTCTCGCCATGGCTCACACCATCCTCCACGCCTGGGGATTCGCCAGCGGTGACGTGGGGCTCATCGGCCGCGCCGGGACATCACCCGAACGCTGCTACATCTTCCCAGGCGATGCGCTGATCCCAGGACTACTCACCGCCCTCGCCGAACCCGTCCCCGCCGCACCCAGCAGGGTGAAGCAATGTGGCGTGTGCGAATTCCACAACCACTGCCGAGCACAACTGCTCGAACGCCAAGACGTGTCCCTCATGCTCCCCGGCGACCGGAATCGGGATGCTCGCGAAGCTGGCTACAACACCCTCCCAGAGCTAGCCGAGGCAGGGTGGGGAGAGGTCAGCGCGTTGGCGTCGGCATGGATGAACGGGGAAATCGCGCGGCGCAGACCGCTCAAGCGATGGATCACGGACACGGAACTGTGGGGCGGGCACGCCTTCGCCATGCCGCGCCAAGGGCAGGAACCCATGGCCGAGCAGCTCCGCGATGTCATCGACATTGACGTGGACATGGAGGCGCACCCCAACCGTGGCACGTTCCTCTGGGGCACCTTCGACGGCACGCAGTACGTGGCTTTCGGCGATTTTTCCCGTGGTGGCGACGAGGGGCAACACGTCGCCGAGTTCTGGGCATGGTTGCGTGCGCGTCGCGCCGCCGCCGAAAGAGATGACAAGAGACTGCGCGTGTGGGTGTACGCCGCGCAGGGCGAAAACCACTGGTTGCGGTATTACGCGCGCGAATACGGTGGGCGAACGTATCTTTTGTCCGACGCCACCAGTGTCACGATGCCGGATCTCGCGGAAGTGAATGCATTCATCGCTTCCGAGGAGTGGTGTGACCTGTATCGCATCGTTAAAAATGCTGTGGCTGGGACGGGGTCGCTGGGTTTGAAGACTGTCGCGCCCCTGGCCGGTTTCGAGTTCAGTCAGGAAGGCGTGGACGGGAAGGCTGCGGTCGAGCTGTTCGAACAGGCTGTGGGGCCTGCGCAGGGGGCAGCGCAGGCTGCGCGACGCACGCTGGAACGCTATAACGCGGATGATTGCGTGGCGAATGCGCACGTTCGTTCGTGGTTGCGTGCGGGCGCGCCGGGTATTCGCGCGCTGTAG
- the msrA gene encoding peptide-methionine (S)-S-oxide reductase MsrA, giving the protein MASLFERIAALNTNGPYRAERVTEQTALKGGRHPVLENPRPNAVLGTSLGGAAEFRAAAEGQAEPSGAGAAIAAASAGTAAETAGASSGAGANAGATGASVIDDLIVGLGCFWGAERLFWGVPGVLGTSVGYAGGWTKNPTYREVCTGRTGHAEVVRIVFDSSRVSVEELLKVAFENHNPTLGDRQGNDVGSQYRSAVYCSSQGQLERVRKALDTWQQAFTDAGFGDLTTEVGLMASAPSDAGDVRGSVDTAEADRGVGGTVGCGDSSASGEEVVGDGRYYLAEDEHQQYLHKNPGGYCNHGPNGVTCQTGVL; this is encoded by the coding sequence ATGGCGAGCTTGTTCGAAAGGATTGCGGCTTTGAACACGAACGGGCCGTACCGTGCCGAAAGGGTAACGGAGCAGACGGCGTTGAAGGGTGGTCGTCATCCGGTGTTGGAAAACCCTCGTCCGAATGCTGTCCTGGGTACCAGCCTTGGTGGGGCGGCAGAGTTCCGTGCCGCTGCTGAAGGTCAGGCTGAGCCAAGTGGTGCTGGTGCTGCAATTGCGGCTGCGTCGGCTGGAACTGCTGCGGAAACTGCGGGCGCGTCAAGTGGTGCTGGTGCTAACGCTGGGGCGACAGGTGCTTCCGTTATCGACGATCTGATCGTGGGGCTGGGATGTTTCTGGGGTGCGGAGCGGCTCTTCTGGGGTGTTCCGGGCGTGTTGGGCACATCCGTTGGCTACGCGGGTGGCTGGACCAAGAACCCTACTTATCGCGAGGTGTGCACGGGAAGGACCGGTCACGCGGAAGTAGTACGCATCGTTTTTGATTCTTCCCGGGTGAGCGTGGAGGAGTTACTCAAGGTGGCTTTTGAAAACCACAATCCCACGCTCGGCGACCGTCAGGGTAACGATGTGGGTTCCCAGTATCGCTCGGCGGTCTACTGTTCGTCTCAGGGGCAGCTTGAGCGAGTGCGAAAAGCATTGGACACGTGGCAGCAAGCTTTCACGGACGCAGGTTTCGGAGATCTGACCACAGAGGTAGGCCTCATGGCATCAGCACCTTCCGATGCAGGTGATGTGCGCGGATCGGTTGACACTGCCGAAGCTGACAGAGGTGTCGGGGGAACCGTAGGCTGTGGGGACTCATCAGCCAGTGGAGAAGAGGTCGTCGGTGATGGTCGCTACTACCTTGCGGAGGACGAACACCAGCAGTACCTCCATAAGAATCCTGGTGGCTACTGCAATCATGGCCCAAATGGAGTCACCTGCCAGACAGGAGTTCTCTAA
- a CDS encoding DUF559 domain-containing protein, with product MLETATSLEEKGVSEWARRRGYHRVNKGVYLHKSLIGAGQAREGERKDNSTTQLDIITRARAEHLARPDSIIAGWAALAYHGLRYWADEAALSVVSREGRARAAVPRSRTARSENARMTWTWKPDPYHPKLRCVDPIEALISALKSVKSNSMKWNVPAIEGYSAEQIRGIQLLDAVRRIAGRECDVDELVARARGRVNSRWLTKIVRASDDGADSPMETLMRLTIAGIVVCGEKLEWESQVSIMRDGSRETGWEAEIEGHFEPWLTVVDLYCAKYKIVLFYDGEHHREKGQHYRDIDIDATLQEHGYVVMRVSAVMVFNPRDLRRRIAILAESVRNRQEM from the coding sequence ATGCTCGAGACAGCGACGAGCCTGGAAGAAAAAGGTGTTAGCGAATGGGCGCGACGGCGGGGTTACCATCGCGTGAACAAGGGTGTGTACCTGCACAAAAGCCTGATCGGTGCGGGACAGGCAAGGGAGGGCGAGCGGAAAGACAATTCCACAACGCAACTCGACATCATCACACGCGCACGAGCAGAACACCTAGCGCGACCGGATAGCATCATCGCGGGATGGGCAGCACTCGCGTACCACGGACTCCGGTATTGGGCAGACGAAGCGGCGCTCAGCGTGGTCAGCCGTGAAGGGAGAGCTCGAGCTGCCGTGCCAAGGAGCAGGACTGCCCGCAGTGAAAATGCGCGAATGACATGGACGTGGAAACCCGATCCCTACCACCCAAAACTTCGATGCGTGGACCCCATCGAGGCTTTAATTAGTGCGCTGAAGAGCGTGAAAAGCAATTCGATGAAGTGGAACGTGCCCGCTATCGAGGGCTATTCGGCAGAACAGATTAGGGGAATCCAACTGCTCGATGCGGTCCGGCGAATTGCCGGGCGGGAGTGCGATGTGGATGAACTTGTCGCGAGAGCGCGTGGCAGGGTTAACAGCCGGTGGTTGACGAAGATTGTGCGAGCCAGCGATGATGGGGCGGATTCTCCCATGGAGACCCTGATGCGCCTCACTATTGCGGGGATTGTGGTCTGTGGGGAGAAGCTGGAGTGGGAGTCGCAGGTGTCCATCATGCGGGATGGCAGCCGCGAAACTGGGTGGGAAGCGGAAATAGAGGGGCACTTCGAGCCCTGGCTTACTGTTGTTGACCTATATTGCGCCAAGTACAAGATCGTGTTGTTTTACGACGGCGAGCATCACCGAGAGAAAGGTCAGCATTATCGCGACATCGATATCGATGCGACTTTACAGGAACATGGCTACGTGGTGATGCGGGTTTCGGCGGTGATGGTGTTCAATCCGCGGGATCTTCGGCGACGGATAGCAATTTTGGCTGAAAGTGTCAGGAATCGCCAGGAAATGTGA
- a CDS encoding superoxide dismutase translates to MAQYELPQLDYAYDALEPHISGEIMELHHTKHHQNYVNGANAALEKLEAARKDGSIASVVTALSKDLAFNLGGHTNHSLFWKNLSPNGGGQPTGALAEAIDRDFGSFEAFQEHFNGAALGLQGSGWAVLGYDHIAGRLVVEQMTDQQGNLSVNLTPLLLLDMWEHAFYLQYKNVKADYVKAVWNVFNWEEVSARFEAAQK, encoded by the coding sequence ATGGCACAGTACGAACTTCCACAGCTCGACTACGCATACGACGCTCTGGAGCCACACATCTCCGGCGAGATCATGGAGCTCCACCACACCAAGCACCACCAGAACTACGTTAACGGTGCAAACGCCGCCCTCGAGAAGCTCGAGGCTGCACGCAAGGACGGCTCCATCGCCTCTGTTGTCACCGCCCTGTCCAAGGACCTGGCATTCAACCTCGGTGGCCACACCAACCACTCCCTGTTCTGGAAGAACCTCTCCCCTAACGGTGGCGGCCAGCCAACCGGCGCTCTGGCTGAGGCCATCGACCGCGACTTCGGCTCCTTCGAGGCTTTCCAGGAGCACTTCAACGGTGCTGCTCTGGGCCTGCAGGGCTCCGGCTGGGCAGTGCTGGGTTACGACCACATCGCTGGTCGCCTGGTGGTCGAGCAGATGACCGACCAGCAGGGCAACCTGTCCGTCAACCTGACCCCACTGTTGCTGCTGGATATGTGGGAGCACGCCTTCTACCTGCAGTACAAGAACGTCAAGGCTGACTACGTGAAGGCTGTCTGGAACGTCTTCAACTGGGAAGAGGTCTCCGCCCGCTTCGAGGCTGCTCAGAAGTAA
- a CDS encoding L-lactate dehydrogenase: MTLTTGAKIVLIGAGDVGIAYAYALVNQGLCDHLAIIDINERKTWGHVQDLNHAVPWAGHSVKVSVGTYEDCADAAVVVNCAGVAQKPGETRLDLVGRNVAIFEDIVGKVMASGFNGIFLVATNPVDILSFATWKLSGLPSSQVIGSGTILDTARYRYSLGRYFDLAPSSVHAYVIGEHGDTELPVLSAGSAGGVPLKKMLRARAEEKAQDGALPIDDASAIFEETRDAAYEIIQAKGSTSFGIGMGLARITRAILHNQDVVLPVSAFLEGHYGLEDVYIGTPAVIDRRGVRHVVELDLDEDENQKFQHSARVLKDVMAGAGLVASSGNKEGKSQ; the protein is encoded by the coding sequence ATGACGCTTACTACTGGAGCAAAAATTGTCCTTATTGGCGCGGGCGATGTGGGTATTGCTTATGCGTATGCACTGGTGAACCAGGGTTTGTGTGATCACCTGGCGATCATCGATATCAATGAGCGGAAGACGTGGGGGCACGTGCAGGATCTGAACCATGCGGTGCCGTGGGCTGGGCATTCGGTCAAGGTGTCTGTGGGCACGTATGAGGACTGCGCAGATGCTGCCGTGGTCGTTAATTGCGCGGGCGTGGCGCAGAAGCCGGGGGAGACTCGTTTGGATCTGGTGGGTCGTAATGTCGCGATTTTCGAGGACATTGTGGGCAAGGTGATGGCCTCGGGCTTCAATGGCATTTTCTTGGTCGCGACGAATCCTGTGGATATTTTGAGTTTTGCGACGTGGAAGTTGTCCGGTTTGCCGTCGAGCCAGGTGATCGGCTCGGGCACGATTCTCGATACGGCCCGTTATCGCTATTCTTTGGGGCGTTATTTCGATCTGGCGCCGAGCTCGGTTCACGCGTATGTGATTGGCGAGCATGGCGATACTGAGCTTCCGGTGTTGTCGGCTGGCAGTGCGGGCGGGGTGCCGTTGAAGAAGATGTTGCGTGCCCGTGCGGAGGAGAAGGCGCAGGATGGCGCCCTTCCGATCGACGACGCCAGCGCGATCTTTGAAGAGACTCGCGATGCGGCGTACGAGATTATTCAGGCGAAGGGATCCACCAGTTTCGGCATTGGCATGGGGTTGGCCCGGATCACTCGGGCCATTTTGCACAATCAGGATGTGGTGCTGCCGGTGTCGGCTTTCTTGGAGGGCCATTACGGGTTGGAGGATGTGTATATCGGCACGCCTGCGGTGATTGATCGGCGTGGGGTGCGCCACGTGGTGGAGCTGGATTTGGATGAGGATGAGAATCAGAAATTCCAGCACTCTGCCCGAGTGTTGAAGGATGTCATGGCTGGCGCGGGCCTCGTGGCGTCGTCGGGCAACAAAGAGGGGAAGAGTCAGTGA
- a CDS encoding glycerophosphodiester phosphodiesterase: MRIVAHRGASGERPEHTLGAYELAVHRGADGLECDVRLTRDGHLVCFHDRTMERVAVEKLGRGQGIVSAMTLDEMRQLNIGTPEEPARVMTLEELLELYQDTRRDNVDGPDGEGGSVGRELFIETKHPNRYGSRVEHRLAETLRKFRMVDDPAVNLISFSPQSLVRFKLINPLIRRILLRREYQRMIHPGMEAMNVVDAHGLSIAKARLRPDIVGRRGLETYVWTADKEDEVRWAARHGVNWLATNYPGRAKMWRDDERASAGCKSEGVA; encoded by the coding sequence ATGAGGATAGTCGCACATCGAGGGGCCAGCGGAGAGCGGCCGGAGCACACGCTGGGCGCCTATGAACTGGCTGTCCACCGTGGGGCCGATGGTTTGGAATGTGATGTGCGGCTGACGCGGGACGGGCACCTTGTGTGTTTTCATGACCGGACGATGGAGCGTGTCGCGGTAGAGAAGCTCGGGCGGGGGCAGGGCATTGTTTCGGCGATGACGCTGGATGAGATGCGTCAGCTGAATATCGGCACTCCCGAGGAGCCGGCGCGCGTGATGACGCTGGAAGAGCTGCTGGAGCTGTACCAGGACACCCGCCGTGACAATGTCGATGGCCCCGATGGCGAGGGGGGCTCTGTGGGGCGCGAATTATTTATCGAGACGAAGCATCCGAATCGCTATGGTTCGCGGGTGGAGCACAGGTTGGCGGAGACGCTGCGAAAGTTTCGCATGGTCGATGACCCGGCGGTGAACCTCATCTCCTTCAGCCCGCAGTCGTTGGTCAGGTTCAAACTGATTAATCCGCTGATCCGGCGGATTCTGCTGCGCCGGGAGTACCAGCGTATGATCCACCCGGGGATGGAGGCGATGAATGTCGTGGACGCGCATGGGTTGTCCATCGCTAAGGCGCGTTTGCGTCCGGATATTGTGGGGCGCCGTGGTTTGGAGACGTACGTGTGGACGGCCGATAAGGAAGACGAGGTGCGCTGGGCTGCGCGCCACGGCGTGAACTGGTTGGCGACGAATTATCCCGGGCGCGCGAAGATGTGGCGGGATGACGAGCGCGCCAGTGCGGGGTGCAAGAGCGAGGGTGTGGCCTAA
- a CDS encoding DUF5926 family protein, with protein sequence MSRRQAKLAARAAERAKLAKDARPYDGFANEADLIALQEFVPSAYFEVDVKGVDRKVTIATVLPGAVAALLRSEEDGGDAFVALQTQRRGDNPNRDLAFALNWVKDAQPGDSLEVGIADGTEPDLADLLDKSATPEITVSQDFNWWLTEQALQNPQVAATLQRANDSVLPSDRVDADITGAAWWIDPGEKAHIRWVRPEGETELLHALARLHAAGDLHLGEGSKFAGVFRTHGILVPVWDLDRSKSHDEWKGGLEALDKKISEALSASEALTADEQKSKQTIVSREVTIR encoded by the coding sequence ATGAGCCGTCGCCAGGCGAAGCTCGCCGCCCGCGCTGCAGAGCGCGCGAAGCTGGCGAAGGATGCACGCCCATACGATGGTTTCGCCAACGAGGCTGACCTGATTGCGCTGCAGGAATTCGTTCCTTCCGCATACTTCGAAGTCGATGTGAAGGGTGTTGACCGAAAGGTCACCATCGCAACCGTTTTGCCAGGTGCGGTGGCAGCCCTGCTGCGCTCCGAAGAGGATGGCGGGGATGCTTTCGTGGCGCTGCAGACCCAGCGCCGTGGCGATAACCCGAACCGTGACCTGGCATTTGCTCTGAACTGGGTGAAGGATGCTCAGCCGGGCGATTCACTGGAGGTGGGCATCGCGGACGGTACCGAGCCTGATCTGGCTGATCTGTTGGATAAGAGCGCGACTCCGGAGATCACGGTGTCGCAGGATTTCAACTGGTGGCTGACGGAGCAGGCCCTGCAGAATCCGCAGGTTGCGGCAACTCTGCAGCGCGCGAATGATTCCGTGCTGCCATCCGACCGCGTGGACGCTGATATCACTGGTGCCGCGTGGTGGATTGATCCGGGCGAGAAGGCTCACATTCGCTGGGTTCGCCCAGAGGGTGAGACCGAGCTGCTCCACGCGCTGGCTCGTCTGCATGCGGCCGGCGATCTGCACCTGGGTGAGGGCTCGAAGTTTGCAGGTGTTTTCCGCACCCACGGCATCCTGGTTCCGGTGTGGGATCTGGACCGCTCCAAGTCTCACGATGAGTGGAAGGGCGGCCTGGAGGCATTGGACAAGAAGATCTCCGAGGCACTGTCCGCATCGGAGGCTCTGACTGCCGATGAGCAGAAGTCCAAGCAGACGATCGTCTCCCGCGAGGTCACCATCCGCTAG
- a CDS encoding LCP family protein yields the protein MNSRPGDSSHDNGDYALDRHGKPILDRYGRPVRRRSSLPKPAEPARDSRPLPPADGARRGPRLRDRLSPSSSDDATSARPAPPTYRRAPRNTGAPYGAAAGGGAGAGAYEAYRGAQRADNYNGSYDYHGNEGYGQPNEGYGQPRQEPGGNGGTYSQREYPHDIPSRREERLAAFRKGGRDSWPTPRRPKPPRRRRRFGVGKTIGLVLFLIIALVIGTGVWVDTSLNRTDALAKYDGRVGNTKGTNWLLVGSDSRAGLDAEDASRLMAGQLDDTVGRTDTIMLVHVPSFGGKPKIVSFPRDSLVDIPGHGQDKINQAFSLGGPQLLQQTIEQSTGLRIDHYAEIGFGGFANLVDAVGGINMCVPEPLDDPMAGINVQAGCQDMDGPTALGYVRSRYTSAGGDLDRVKRQRDFVSALGGEIASPGTLLNPFRFFPVISGLTDSLTVNDKDHVWHLARLAVAIAGGAEQETVPVGSYQDLDVGNVVIWDEQGAQQLFDSMK from the coding sequence ATGAATTCCCGCCCAGGTGATTCCTCACACGACAACGGCGACTACGCCCTCGACCGTCACGGTAAGCCCATCCTGGATCGTTATGGTCGCCCCGTACGTCGCCGTTCCTCCCTGCCCAAACCCGCCGAGCCAGCCCGCGATTCGCGCCCTCTGCCGCCCGCTGATGGCGCCCGTCGTGGCCCGCGGCTCCGCGACCGGTTGTCCCCCTCCTCTTCCGACGACGCCACCTCGGCCCGGCCTGCACCTCCGACCTACCGTCGGGCTCCTCGCAACACCGGGGCTCCCTATGGCGCTGCTGCTGGTGGTGGCGCTGGCGCTGGCGCCTACGAGGCCTACCGGGGCGCTCAGAGAGCCGACAACTACAACGGTTCCTATGACTACCACGGCAACGAGGGCTACGGCCAGCCCAATGAAGGTTACGGCCAACCGCGCCAGGAACCAGGAGGCAATGGTGGCACCTACTCGCAGCGGGAGTACCCGCACGACATTCCTTCCCGGCGAGAGGAGCGCCTCGCCGCATTCCGCAAGGGTGGGCGAGACTCGTGGCCAACACCTCGGCGTCCCAAGCCACCGCGGCGGCGCAGAAGGTTCGGCGTTGGCAAGACCATCGGGCTCGTGCTGTTCCTCATCATTGCCCTCGTCATCGGCACGGGCGTGTGGGTGGACACCTCTCTCAACAGAACCGATGCCTTAGCTAAGTACGATGGGCGCGTCGGCAACACGAAGGGCACGAATTGGTTGCTCGTCGGTAGCGATTCGCGCGCGGGCTTGGATGCCGAGGACGCCTCACGACTCATGGCTGGTCAGCTCGACGACACTGTCGGGCGCACGGACACCATCATGCTCGTCCATGTTCCATCGTTTGGCGGGAAGCCGAAGATCGTCAGCTTCCCGCGCGATAGCCTCGTTGACATTCCTGGCCACGGCCAGGACAAGATCAACCAGGCATTTTCCCTCGGCGGGCCGCAGCTGCTGCAGCAGACCATTGAGCAGTCCACGGGACTGCGGATCGACCATTATGCGGAGATCGGCTTCGGCGGCTTCGCCAACCTCGTTGACGCTGTGGGCGGCATAAATATGTGCGTGCCGGAGCCTCTCGATGACCCAATGGCTGGCATCAATGTGCAGGCCGGATGCCAGGATATGGACGGCCCGACCGCGTTGGGTTATGTGCGCTCCCGCTACACCTCCGCCGGTGGCGACCTCGATCGTGTGAAGCGCCAGCGGGACTTCGTGTCCGCGCTCGGCGGGGAGATCGCCAGCCCAGGCACGCTGCTCAACCCCTTCAGGTTCTTCCCTGTGATCAGTGGGCTGACGGACTCACTCACTGTCAACGACAAGGACCACGTGTGGCACCTTGCGCGTCTGGCGGTGGCGATTGCCGGTGGTGCGGAGCAAGAGACCGTGCCAGTGGGTAGCTACCAGGATCTCGACGTGGGCAATGTCGTGATCTGGGATGAACAAGGCGCCCAGCAGCTCTTCGACTCAATGAAGTAG
- a CDS encoding CPBP family intramembrane glutamic endopeptidase, whose translation MSTDTNTSFSSRTANGRALRWEIILVLAVTFGVSGLRSILRLIEALTDTRNLNEQTAELNSQQSHLPWLDPLMQIISSGVLFAWGGLALFLLLRHVPLRTNLAPRTIWRMRAKDWGHGAGLAAIIGVPGLLFYVTAVQLGLSKQIDPSAMEDSLWKLPLLVLNAWANGWAEEIVVVAWLATRLRQLRVSWVWVFAGSALLRGSYHLYQGISAGFGNIVMGLLYLWYWRKTGRIWPLIIAHGLIDTVAFVGYAMLGGVPGL comes from the coding sequence ATGAGCACTGACACGAACACCTCATTCTCCTCCCGCACGGCGAATGGGCGTGCACTGCGATGGGAAATCATCCTCGTCCTCGCCGTCACCTTCGGCGTCTCCGGGTTGCGCTCCATCCTCCGACTCATCGAGGCGCTCACGGATACGCGCAACCTCAATGAACAGACCGCGGAGCTCAACAGCCAGCAGTCGCACCTGCCGTGGCTCGACCCGCTGATGCAGATCATCAGTTCCGGTGTCCTCTTCGCCTGGGGCGGACTGGCGCTGTTCCTGCTGCTCCGCCACGTGCCTTTGCGGACGAACCTCGCCCCGAGGACTATCTGGCGGATGCGCGCGAAAGACTGGGGGCACGGCGCGGGTCTGGCAGCGATCATCGGCGTGCCGGGGCTGTTGTTTTATGTCACGGCAGTGCAGCTTGGCTTGTCCAAACAGATCGACCCCTCCGCGATGGAAGACAGCCTGTGGAAGCTCCCACTGCTGGTGCTTAATGCCTGGGCGAATGGTTGGGCGGAGGAGATCGTGGTGGTCGCCTGGCTGGCCACCCGGCTGCGACAGTTACGTGTTAGCTGGGTGTGGGTCTTCGCCGGGAGTGCTCTTTTGCGCGGCAGCTATCATCTCTACCAGGGTATTTCCGCCGGCTTTGGCAACATCGTCATGGGGTTGCTGTACCTCTGGTACTGGCGAAAAACCGGCCGGATCTGGCCACTGATTATCGCCCACGGGCTCATCGATACGGTGGCCTTTGTGGGCTATGCCATGCTGGGCGGGGTGCCCGGGCTGTAG
- a CDS encoding amidase: MSASSFAHRLAHASAVSGLSPAQLGVARVYERPHRLSSPTPPASPLDGTEILIKDLQQVEGEVASFGSSTQEFTAMYHDTAAQRLLGAGAVLVGASSTSEFGVTAYTEPVGMEEPINPLGQQWMCGGSSGGAAVAVARGLVDVAHATDGGGSIRIPAACCGIPGLKPRHNRTLGGFTPTAHGLLAGDLTSTASAYGLQIPDVADAVRSGQRPALRVGYTNAPLHIEGTTLSPAIAATTSAAAALLCSTDAVDSLSQPPNPYGTHSGAEVFGWFAEILAARCADLPGALSPITRWLKEMGRTVTRDRREELQSLLRSLADTVEASWADYDVILTPTIACAPPAPGSFSEMSPEKNFRAQTAWTPWGTLWNITGWASLSVPLVSPRRLAPQAAARSTAANPIPTSATFANATPADATPVDSPAQGRWPISLMIGAVSDRVSEAELLALGAIVQQQCEQFGVDQLSIAEPGTMAEIDFPPKPRGHTHSDEHGPGHEH; the protein is encoded by the coding sequence ATGAGCGCTTCCTCCTTCGCCCACCGCCTCGCACACGCCAGCGCGGTGTCTGGTTTGAGCCCGGCGCAGTTGGGCGTGGCGCGTGTGTACGAGCGCCCGCATCGTCTCAGTTCGCCGACGCCACCAGCCAGCCCCCTCGACGGCACCGAGATCCTTATCAAAGACCTGCAGCAGGTGGAAGGCGAGGTTGCCTCATTCGGCAGTTCCACTCAAGAGTTCACGGCCATGTATCACGACACCGCCGCGCAGCGGCTGCTGGGCGCAGGAGCCGTGTTGGTGGGAGCGTCCAGTACTTCCGAGTTCGGCGTCACCGCATACACGGAGCCCGTGGGCATGGAGGAACCCATTAACCCGCTAGGACAGCAGTGGATGTGCGGCGGATCCTCGGGCGGGGCGGCAGTGGCGGTGGCCCGCGGACTGGTTGACGTCGCACACGCAACGGATGGCGGCGGCTCCATTCGCATCCCGGCAGCTTGTTGCGGGATCCCCGGCCTCAAACCACGCCACAACCGCACACTCGGCGGGTTCACCCCCACGGCACACGGACTGCTGGCCGGGGACCTCACCAGCACGGCCAGCGCCTACGGTCTGCAGATCCCCGACGTGGCGGATGCCGTTCGTTCGGGACAGCGCCCGGCTCTGCGTGTGGGGTACACAAATGCACCCCTGCACATCGAAGGCACCACGCTATCCCCCGCCATCGCCGCGACCACCAGTGCGGCGGCTGCGCTGCTATGTTCCACGGATGCCGTGGACAGCCTGAGCCAACCGCCCAACCCCTATGGCACGCACAGCGGTGCCGAGGTTTTCGGCTGGTTCGCGGAGATCCTCGCCGCCCGCTGCGCCGACCTGCCCGGCGCGCTCTCCCCCATCACGCGCTGGCTGAAGGAAATGGGCCGCACGGTCACCCGCGACCGGCGAGAAGAACTGCAATCGCTGCTGCGCAGTCTGGCCGACACCGTGGAGGCTTCCTGGGCGGACTACGACGTCATCCTCACCCCCACTATCGCCTGCGCTCCCCCAGCGCCCGGCTCATTCTCCGAGATGTCCCCGGAAAAGAACTTCCGCGCCCAAACCGCGTGGACCCCGTGGGGCACTCTGTGGAACATCACCGGCTGGGCATCACTCAGCGTCCCGCTCGTGAGCCCGCGCAGGCTGGCACCGCAGGCCGCTGCCAGATCCACAGCAGCCAATCCAATCCCCACCAGTGCGACCTTCGCCAACGCAACCCCCGCAGATGCGACCCCTGTCGACTCTCCAGCTCAGGGTCGGTGGCCAATCTCCCTCATGATCGGGGCGGTCTCCGACCGCGTGTCAGAGGCAGAACTCCTCGCGCTGGGCGCGATCGTCCAGCAGCAATGCGAGCAGTTTGGCGTCGATCAACTCAGCATCGCGGAACCGGGCACGATGGCCGAGATAGACTTCCCACCGAAACCACGTGGCCACACCCACTCAGACGAACACGGGCCAGGCCATGAGCACTGA